A window of Punica granatum isolate Tunisia-2019 chromosome 8, ASM765513v2, whole genome shotgun sequence genomic DNA:
CCACAACGTGGCCCGAACGTGATTCGACTAGATCAACTAACGCCTAATATTTGAGCAACAGTGGAGCCAATCATCATGACCTCTCAAGACCCTCAGGCTAACTTGGACAATCATGTGGTGGCGAACTAAAGGTTGAACCAGGTAGAAGAAGATGTTGTCTCCTCCGAGCGTCGACACAAACTCCACTGAGAAGGGAGCTCTGAGAAGCTGCCTAGCAACATGCCTTCGCTAATTACACTTCCTTCTGGACCAATTGCGGCCCTCTCTTCTGAAGAAGTCCAATGCCTCATTGAGGAGAAGGTTGCAAAAGCCATTCAAGCTACTGAGCTAAAGTAGTTGGGCCTTCAATCTCCTATTGAGAATCTTCAATCCTCTTTGTCCTCAACACCAAGGTATCTCGTAGATTTAATTTTCCTCAAATAACTCCTTTTGATGGAAAAATAGATCCAGTTAACCATGTGCGTCGTCACATCACACGCTTCTTGGAAGAAGTGCTTCTTAGAACCTCCAATGCTTGTTGTTTCGTGGGACCTTCACTGGGATTGCCTCCAACTGGTTTCACTCGTTAATTCCTAGCTTCATCTTCAAGCAATTGTAGGAGTTTTTCATCCAGAGATTCACGACAACTCGATGAGCGAAACGTTATCTGAATGAGTTATTCACCATGGAGCAGAAAGAGGGAGAGACACTTTGAGCGTGGTACGAGCGCCTTTTCAAGGTCGCCACCGAGATAGAGAGCTTGATAGCGAAGTGATGTCTGCCTTCCAAAGAGGCCTCAGGAAAGGGGCTCAAGAAGAGTCTTACCGTTACACCTTTACAGGACTTTGCTGATCTTGCAGCTCGTGCCTAGAAAATCATAAACCTGGAAGAATCTCTCTCGAGTCAGAATGAACATGCAGGAGAGAAACGAAAGGACCATCCCAGAAGTGAAAGAAAGATAAAGCGAAGCCCACCTTGACAGTTTGAGAAGTTTACGCCCCTCAATTCATCTAGGTCTATTGTGCTCTATGAAATTGAACGCCAAGATCTAGCCTCTCCACCAAAAGTTTTCAAGAAAAGAGACATGGGTCGCGAGTCCGACAAGCACTATCACTACCATAAAACTTGGGGACATGACACTGAGATCTCCTAAGCATTGCAAAACGACATAGAGAAGCTGATTCAAGCGAGACACCTACGGTCATTTATTCAGGGACGGGGTTGAGAGGGACGCTCGTGAAGCCCTCCTTGTTCTCAAACCCTTGATCATAGAGCATCGCAAGAAGGCACTCCATGAGGATTAATTCATTAGTGATcctattttttatcatttactTTGCTTATCTCTAGGCATAGGATGTTTTTTCATTTGATAGTTCTTTTACTTTGAGCATCGCAAGTGCTTGAATATCAGTTTCAATTTATAAGCTCCAGCTTTGACAAGATGCTCGCTCTACATGACTACTGTCACCATTGCCTAACTCTTTGAGGATTTAGGCCTCTGATTTCTACACCAGTGGATTAAAGAGCTTTCGATTTCTACACCGAAGGATCCCGATAGGCTCTCACTTTCTATAGGGAAGGGGCCCGCCCTTTCTATTGCGATTTCTCACCTCTAATTATGGATCACACTCCTCGCTTTCTACACTGAGGATACAATGGTCTTCACTTTCTATAGTGAAGGGCCCCTTGCTTTCTACAGCACGAAGATTCCTCAAATTTGTTTGGGGATCACGACCATTGTTTTCTACAACAGTGGATCTTGGCATTCCTTTTTTGCGAAGGGTTTATCGCTTTCTACATCGATAGATCTCCTCACCTCTACATTGAGGACCATGGCTTTCACTTTCTACAGCGATGGAATACTGGCATTCACTTTCTACAACGAAGGTCCCTTCACTTTCTACAGTGATGGGATACCTCACATCAAAAGACGTGATAGACTCAACACACAACATCACTCCAGCGACGACATAAAAAGGCCATCTTCTGCGATGAGATATCAACTACACTAATCTACTCCTACGACCTCTCGAAGCTCGAGCTCAGGGGAGTAGGGGGCTTATGTTAGGTACTAGAAAATTGGCCTGACTTGTTTGGCCAAACTTATTGTCTTGGGCCCACATTGATACTCCAAGTTGGATAACTAAATCCTATTGAGAATATTTCTCTCATATATCGCAGATATCTTTGATATTatcttttgaatattttactGATGTACATATTTTATTTACGAGAGATTATTTTCTATCTCTAACCACATATATTGAAACTATATCTACTTGTTATGTGCAATCAAATATCCTATATAGATTATAATATCTCGATACAGATATCTCGAGACTTCTATAAATACTCCCTAGGTACTCCTAAATCCGAAGTTCAATTCCCTTTACTATCCGAGCACATTCTCATTTAAGTAGGAAATCAGGATTCTTTCTCATTCTTCCCTTTTTGCAGGTCGTTCATGCTGTGTTCTAGGAGGCTTGAAGCTCGTGACTTGACGTGTTCAAGATCAGATTTTCCCGGACCCCAACACACTAAGCCGTGCAACACCAGACTGCACGACTAGTTACAAAAGTAGTACAAGCAAATGGGGTGAGGGACGTTATGATCTCTGCAATATAATGAAGATAAGAgagaattttgattttgtaaaaGAATCTTGAACTTACAAATCTGCATGTTTCGATTATTTGTTGACATAATTAGCATGTGTTGAAGTTCGATATATGATATAGTCTCGATAAGAAAATACTTAACGCTTTGAGCCGTGTTATGAACTTATAACAGACGATTGCTCATTCAGGCATTCAGACAATCCTCAATCTTCTCCCTTTATAAGTGATGATTGCATTGCAGTATCTTCTATTTATTAGATGTGTTGGATGTATCATTTCTAAGGAATACTCtacccaaatttttttttttaatgtcatTTTTTGTTGTGCAGATGTCTGATCAACCGGAAAACAGAAAACCATACTTCAAATCGCACTACAGTCGATTTAATAGGAGCAAGGAGATCCGCTTGCACAAACGGCACCACCACTGCCCATACATCCACACCCGCCATCCATACGGGACATGGGGACAGGACGGACTTTTTGGTCCCTGTGACCatcttatttttctctcttcaaTTTCTTCCTCTCTATCCCATCTCGTCTCCTGCTTTCCTATTTTTTCCTATCTCTGTAATCTTCTGCAGGGCATATTTAAGGAGCAGCGTTCTCAATGCAAACTGCAGCATGGTGATTGTGAAAAGGCCCTCAAACTAAAGCTGGCCACCAAAACAAAAGCATCATGGCTTTCTCGAATCAGGGTATATGATCGACTGAGTGTATAAAGATCTAAGCAGTTTATGCAAGGTTTGTACACTTACCAAAGTTTTCGCTCTCTTTTGTTGTATATGAAAATGTTAGATACAATCAATATATTGCATCAgtaacttttcttttcttttctttccttttgagTTCTGCATTACTGTCCTACGATTCAACAGTAATAGAACTTCATAGAAAAAGTCtttaggaaaaaagaaatgctaGAAGCAGAGGTTTGCAAAAACGAACGATAATCTACTGAACGGCGTGAGCAGGACGCAAATCCAATAGATTCTGCCTCGACATCATCATGATATCTCCATTTGGGCCCACAGTTTCTCCCCTCAAGAACGTGGAGTACCAATGCGCAGAGTACTTCGGGTACCTCCTCAGATCCGGGTCATCCAAATCGACCTAGTAATGGCAGAAGCTTTATATGTAGCCGTCCAATAACTCAAATACATCGAGGAAGGACCATGTGAAGTACCCTTGTGTTTGAGCCGCTCCTTCCAATTTAAACGAGTCACATATATGAGATGCATCACGAAGAAAAATGCAAGGAAGAAAATCACCGTCCAACTCAAACTTCATGCCGAACCACTAAAAACCCAAACGAATTCTATAAAGAGTTGATGAATGGTGGATCATTCAAAGTCCTAACATAGACCAGAGAACAATATATGGGGCAGTCCTAAAATTATGTCAAACATGCCCTAGCGCTTGATCTCATGCAACCTTGGAGCAGTTGACCCGAACTTCGCCGTTGGGTACTGTCAAGACCTGCAGGCTCTAACAGAAGGTGATGGAGATGACGCTGAAGGAAATTTGCTGCATCGGGATCTCATCAGGTTTAGGAATCCGCTTTCAAGAGATGGGTTGGTCCCGTTTGTCCCAGAAAAATTGTAGAGAAGATTCTCAAAGAACTTGCAGTGAATCGAGCCAATACCATGAGCACCTAAGATTAAGATCATGTATGCTTTCCATTAATTTGAAATCAATTCTTAGCAAGATAACAAACCATGAATGTGGCTAGCTAGAGTGCAAGCGTTAAGCTAACAACTCAGCTCAGTAATGCTGCACATAAGAATGAGAAGGGTGTGGAAATTGTCGAGCTAAAGTTGGAATTGAGGTAGAAATTAATCGATCATTACGTAGGAGACTGACAGTGTCCCGCTCATCGGATCCCCGTGATCCAGAAGACACGAGAGTTTCCGAGAGATCACTAAAAGGTGAAGGAAGCTGATATTCCGCCAGTTCTGCATATGAAATCATCTTGTCTCTTCTACCCGGTTGCAAAGGATAGAATGAACCACGTGCCTGCGATTTAGTCATTTCTCAGGAAATCAATTGCTAATAAACCAATGAAATCAACCATTGCATAGATAATAGAATAAGGGTGAGAGGGTGTTACCGTAAGAATCGCTTCCCGAGCAGCCAAGACCAAAATATCAGCACAGGACACTATTCTGGGGCATACTCTTTCCGTCTCGAACTTGATGGCATCTATTACGTCGTAACTGGCCTTCAACAATTCGTTGGGCGATGCGTCTTTCTCCGATGCCATTCCACTAACTGGGTCCAACAGGATAGAGGCGTCACATCCCTGGATACAAGAAGGAAATATATTACCATTAAAGCCAAGAAAAGTTTAGAGCAGATAAAGATATAAAACGAAATCAAAGAGTTAAAGAAGAAACTGCATCTAGCTAGAGCCGAGTCGACCCAGAACCAAATCTTGATCGGTTATATTAACAGTGCACTTTCtaattaatggagaagaaagCTGATCCTACAGTACAAGAGAGTGAGAAGTCATGCTAAAAGAACTGAATCGTAAAGAGAACTATGAATAATATAATCACaagtatgcatatatatcacCATGCTTGGAGGAGACTCCGACTCGGTGCTAAAACACCAGATTATGCGAAAACGCAATGAAAACTTCACAAACTTATAGAAGCTGGCAGAGCAATCTTTTTAACTAACTCTGTGAGTATCGAATTGAAAATGTCCGCATATAATCAGCATGGGGAGGTAACCAGCAACAGAGACTCTTCCGTTCTCTACGAGCGATCGACGAGGGAGAAAACAGAGCGGCAAAGCTTCCTACGAAAGAACACAAACGAGGAAACGAAACACCCACCTCAACGAAGCAGTCGTGGAAAGATAGCCGGAGAAGAGACGGAATAATGCGAGGCCGGACTCGGTAAAAGTACTCCTGGATGATCCTCCTCTCAACCTGGGGGCAAGACTCCCGATAGTAATGGTACTCGAGTCCGTCCCCGAGGGGATCTTCACGGGAGGGTTCGGAGAGTAACATAACCCGGTCAG
This region includes:
- the LOC116188846 gene encoding putative Peroxidase 48, which encodes MDLWKHMMRFFTFMLLLVYTTTMGMDPQWKKSRWRNVTQIRRWNPSRYFDDPDRVMLLSEPSREDPLGDGLEYHYYRESCPQVERRIIQEYFYRVRPRIIPSLLRLSFHDCFVEGCDASILLDPVSGMASEKDASPNELLKASYDVIDAIKFETERVCPRIVSCADILVLAAREAILTARGSFYPLQPGRRDKMISYAELAEYQLPSPFSDLSETLVSSGSRGSDERDTVSLLRAHGIGSIHCKFFENLLYNFSGTNGTNPSLESGFLNLMRSRCSKFPSASSPSPSVRACRS